A single window of Martelella sp. NC20 DNA harbors:
- a CDS encoding phospholipase D-like domain-containing protein translates to METFLEHYWPHILAVISFLLGATAAIHAAMTKDEVRAAIGWVGVIMLSPLLGAAIYAVAGINRMRRASILDKRGNVPAAVANEEKEHHVERAAIVSAFGSRMGAMWNLGNRVSGMPATEGNAIHLLETGDEAYAAMLEAIDKAERSILMETYIFDSDAIGRRFVDSLDAAVKRGVEVRILVDSIGARYSRPRITSLLRERGIRVATFNGAVLLKMRLPYANLRTHRKILVIDGETVFAGGMNIRAAFTGPNAAHDTHFRLRGAAAGDYFTVAAADWFFETREKLDGPAWKVSAPETHEGVIARVVPSGPDRNLGNNNSMIIGALSVAQDSVMIMSPYFLPDRDLLSALATAAKRGVAVDIIVPGKNNLGLVDKAMTAQFEEILEGGCRIWRDNGPFNHSKLMTIDGRWSYLGSSNLDSRSLRLNFETDLEVFDTGFAAELQARIGAARANSTEVTIAKLKSRPFPYRLRDRIFWLGLPYL, encoded by the coding sequence ATGGAGACTTTTCTGGAACATTACTGGCCGCATATTCTGGCGGTGATTTCCTTCCTTCTCGGCGCGACCGCGGCGATCCATGCCGCGATGACCAAGGATGAGGTGCGCGCCGCGATCGGCTGGGTCGGCGTGATCATGCTGTCGCCGCTTCTGGGCGCCGCGATCTATGCGGTTGCCGGTATCAACCGGATGCGCCGGGCCTCGATCCTCGACAAGCGCGGCAATGTGCCCGCCGCCGTCGCCAATGAGGAGAAGGAGCACCATGTAGAGCGTGCGGCGATCGTCTCCGCCTTCGGTTCGCGCATGGGGGCGATGTGGAACCTCGGCAACCGCGTCTCGGGCATGCCGGCGACCGAAGGCAATGCCATTCACCTGCTGGAAACGGGCGACGAGGCCTATGCCGCCATGCTGGAGGCGATCGACAAGGCCGAGCGCTCGATCCTGATGGAAACCTATATCTTCGATTCCGACGCTATCGGCCGCCGGTTTGTCGACAGTCTCGATGCGGCGGTCAAGCGCGGCGTCGAGGTGCGGATTCTCGTCGATTCCATCGGCGCGCGCTATTCCCGCCCGCGCATCACATCGCTTCTGCGCGAACGCGGCATCCGGGTCGCGACCTTCAACGGCGCCGTGCTTTTGAAAATGCGGCTGCCCTATGCAAATCTGCGCACCCACCGCAAAATTCTGGTGATCGACGGCGAAACGGTTTTCGCCGGCGGCATGAATATCCGCGCGGCCTTTACCGGCCCGAACGCCGCCCACGATACCCATTTCAGGCTGCGCGGCGCGGCCGCGGGCGACTATTTCACCGTGGCTGCCGCCGACTGGTTTTTCGAAACCCGTGAAAAGCTCGATGGTCCGGCCTGGAAGGTTTCCGCCCCGGAAACCCATGAGGGCGTGATCGCCCGCGTCGTGCCGTCCGGACCGGATCGCAATCTCGGCAACAACAACAGCATGATCATCGGCGCGCTTTCGGTGGCGCAAGACAGCGTGATGATCATGTCGCCCTATTTCCTGCCCGATCGCGACCTCCTGTCCGCGCTGGCAACAGCCGCAAAGCGCGGCGTCGCCGTCGATATCATCGTGCCGGGCAAGAACAATCTGGGGCTCGTCGACAAGGCCATGACGGCGCAGTTCGAGGAGATACTGGAAGGCGGCTGCCGGATCTGGCGCGACAACGGGCCGTTCAACCATTCCAAGCTGATGACGATCGATGGGCGCTGGTCCTATCTCGGCTCGTCCAATCTCGATTCGCGGTCGCTGCGGCTGAACTTCGAAACCGATCTCGAAGTCTTCGACACCGGCTTTGCCGCCGAGCTTCAGGCCCGCATCGGCGCCGCGCGGGCCAATTCCACCGAGGTGACGATCGCGAAGCTGAAAAGCAGGCCGTTCCCCTACCGGCTCCGCGACCGGATTTTCTGGTTGGGATTGCCGTATCTCTGA
- the recN gene encoding DNA repair protein RecN produces the protein MLVQLSIRDIVLIERLELDLGAGLSVLTGETGAGKSILLDSLSLALGARGDGALVRHGQESGQVIAVFDVPTDHPARLHLRENDLDDDGDLIFRRMQSADGRTRAFINDRSVSVQMMRQAGRLLVEIHGQHDERALIDTDGHRRLLDAFGGLTGDAEFVAGLYRGWKDTERKLKQHRAHIEAAMREADYLRASVDELQELAPVDGEEDALAEKRANMMKSERIAGDIAEALEFLNGNASPVPMIASLVRRLERKSHEAPGLLEETVELLDAALEKLSSAQMEVEAALDRAAFDPKELERTEERLFALRGAARKYSVPVTELPALAERMVADLDELDAGEAKLAALTEAVTVAESAYFSAARALSSRRMVAGEQLSAAVMAELPALKLERARFTAVVSADDDAAGAEGIDTVSFEVQTNPGTRAGPIMKVASGGELSRFLLALKVALADKGSAPTLVFDEIDTGVGGAVADAIGQRLKRLAENVQVLSVTHAPQVAARAGGHFLISKGDRGKDTVSTLVEVIGPEARQEEIARMLAGAKVTAEARAAAAKLLAGDG, from the coding sequence ATGCTCGTCCAGCTTTCCATTCGGGACATCGTTTTGATCGAGCGGCTGGAGCTTGACCTCGGCGCGGGTCTTTCGGTGTTGACCGGTGAGACCGGCGCGGGAAAATCCATTCTGCTCGACAGCCTTTCGCTCGCGCTCGGCGCGCGCGGCGATGGCGCATTGGTGCGTCACGGGCAGGAGTCCGGGCAGGTGATCGCGGTGTTCGATGTGCCGACGGATCACCCGGCGCGGCTTCATCTGCGCGAAAACGATCTCGATGACGATGGCGACCTGATCTTCCGGCGCATGCAATCCGCCGATGGCCGCACCCGCGCCTTCATCAACGACCGGTCTGTGAGCGTGCAGATGATGCGCCAGGCCGGCCGGCTGCTCGTGGAAATCCACGGACAGCATGACGAACGCGCGCTGATCGACACCGATGGCCACCGCCGCCTGCTCGATGCATTCGGCGGGCTGACGGGCGATGCCGAGTTTGTGGCCGGCCTCTATCGCGGCTGGAAGGACACGGAGCGCAAGCTGAAGCAGCACCGGGCCCATATCGAGGCGGCGATGCGCGAGGCGGATTATCTGCGCGCCTCCGTGGACGAGCTTCAGGAGCTTGCGCCGGTCGACGGCGAGGAAGACGCGCTGGCCGAAAAGCGCGCGAATATGATGAAATCCGAGCGGATTGCCGGCGATATCGCCGAGGCGCTGGAATTTCTGAACGGCAATGCCTCGCCGGTTCCGATGATCGCCTCGCTGGTGCGGCGGCTCGAACGCAAGTCGCACGAGGCGCCGGGGCTTCTGGAGGAGACGGTCGAGCTGCTGGATGCAGCGCTTGAAAAGCTCTCCAGCGCGCAGATGGAGGTCGAGGCCGCCCTCGATCGCGCCGCCTTCGATCCGAAAGAGCTGGAACGCACCGAGGAACGGCTGTTTGCGCTGCGGGGCGCCGCGCGCAAATACAGCGTGCCGGTCACCGAGCTTCCCGCCCTTGCCGAGCGCATGGTCGCCGATCTGGATGAACTCGACGCCGGCGAGGCGAAGCTTGCGGCGCTGACCGAGGCGGTGACGGTCGCCGAATCCGCCTATTTTTCGGCCGCGCGCGCGTTGTCATCACGCCGCATGGTGGCTGGAGAGCAGTTGAGCGCCGCCGTGATGGCGGAACTGCCGGCGCTGAAGCTGGAGCGGGCCCGTTTTACCGCCGTGGTCTCGGCCGACGACGACGCGGCTGGCGCGGAAGGCATCGATACCGTCTCCTTCGAGGTTCAGACCAATCCGGGCACCAGGGCGGGACCGATCATGAAGGTCGCCTCCGGCGGCGAACTCTCGCGTTTCCTGCTGGCGCTGAAGGTCGCGCTTGCCGACAAGGGCTCGGCGCCGACCCTGGTCTTCGACGAGATCGACACCGGCGTCGGCGGCGCGGTGGCGGACGCGATCGGCCAGCGACTGAAGCGGCTGGCCGAGAATGTCCAGGTGCTTTCCGTGACCCATGCCCCGCAGGTGGCCGCCCGTGCCGGCGGACATTTCCTGATATCCAAGGGCGACCGTGGCAAGGATACCGTCAGCACCCTTGTCGAGGTGATCGGTCCGGAAGCCCGCCAGGAGGAGATCGCCCGGATGCTGGCCGGCGCCAAGGTTACGGCGGAGGCGCGCGCGGCGGCGGCGAAACTGCTGGCCGGCGATGGCTGA
- a CDS encoding outer membrane protein assembly factor BamD, protein MSDTQNRKRQGPFRAAALPLAIIVGAGIVLGGCSRDKDVDISTLQYEADPPQQVYDEALANINAGKVSEALRKFKSVQDQNPLSDYARQALLMQTYLQYRSRKYEAAVKSGTRYVQLYPNSEDAAYAQYLVGLAYSKEIVDVTQDQTAADQTIASMQKVIDNYPDSDYAGDARAKIRYARDQLAGKDMQVGRYYLERKDYVAAISRFNQVVDEYSDTNQIEEALERLVEAYYAMGVVSEAQNAAWVLGHNYPDSPWYARAYKLLNSKGLQPKSSGRGSAVTDATPS, encoded by the coding sequence ATGTCGGATACTCAGAACCGGAAAAGACAGGGGCCGTTTCGCGCAGCAGCGCTGCCGTTGGCGATAATTGTCGGAGCAGGTATCGTTCTGGGCGGATGCTCCAGGGACAAGGATGTCGACATCTCCACGCTGCAGTATGAGGCCGATCCGCCCCAGCAGGTTTATGACGAGGCGCTTGCCAATATCAACGCCGGCAAGGTGAGCGAGGCGTTGCGCAAGTTCAAGTCGGTCCAGGACCAGAACCCGCTTTCCGATTATGCCCGTCAGGCGCTGCTGATGCAGACCTATCTGCAGTATCGCTCGCGCAAATATGAGGCGGCGGTCAAGTCCGGGACCCGCTATGTCCAGCTTTATCCGAACTCGGAGGACGCGGCCTATGCGCAGTATCTGGTCGGACTTGCCTATTCCAAGGAGATCGTCGACGTCACCCAGGATCAGACGGCTGCCGATCAGACCATCGCCTCGATGCAGAAGGTGATCGACAACTATCCCGATTCCGATTACGCAGGCGATGCGCGCGCAAAGATCCGCTATGCCCGCGACCAGCTTGCCGGCAAGGACATGCAGGTCGGCCGCTACTATCTCGAGCGCAAGGACTATGTCGCCGCCATCTCCCGCTTCAACCAGGTGGTTGACGAATATTCCGATACCAACCAGATCGAGGAAGCGCTGGAGCGGCTGGTGGAAGCCTATTATGCCATGGGCGTCGTCTCCGAGGCACAGAACGCGGCCTGGGTGCTCGGCCACAACTATCCCGACAGCCCGTGGTATGCACGTGCGTACAAGCTGCTGAATTCCAAGGGGCTTCAACCCAAATCGTCCGGCCGGGGCTCCGCTGTTACGGACGCCACGCCGAGCTAA
- the lpxC gene encoding UDP-3-O-acyl-N-acetylglucosamine deacetylase yields MSTGIFGLQTTISNSVRISGIGVHSGKPATIVLQPGEADQGILFERYENGKRISSFKAVSDNVGPTALCTVLGTHPGEWIATIEHLMAAIYALGIDNLVIAVDGAEMPIMDGSSRVFVDALDEAGIVKLSKQRSYIKVAKTVRVESGAGWAEFSPYDGTRFDVEIDFDTPVIGRQKWVGDMNAETFRKELSGARTFGFMRDVEPMWARGFALGSSLENSVVIADDDRVINAEGLRYEHEFVRHKTLDAVGDLAMMGMRFAGAFRSYRGGHALNAAAVRKLFETPGAAVIVSPRGALPFRLRQEDVVAAGPAS; encoded by the coding sequence ATGTCGACAGGTATTTTCGGATTGCAGACGACGATTTCGAACTCCGTGCGGATTTCGGGGATCGGCGTGCATTCTGGCAAGCCGGCAACGATCGTCCTGCAGCCGGGCGAGGCCGATCAGGGAATCCTGTTCGAACGCTACGAAAACGGCAAGCGCATCAGCAGCTTCAAGGCCGTGTCGGACAATGTCGGCCCGACGGCGCTTTGCACCGTGCTCGGCACCCATCCGGGTGAATGGATCGCCACGATCGAACACCTGATGGCAGCGATTTACGCGCTCGGTATCGATAATCTCGTGATTGCCGTGGACGGCGCCGAGATGCCGATCATGGACGGCAGTTCACGGGTTTTCGTCGATGCGCTGGACGAGGCCGGGATCGTCAAGCTTTCGAAGCAGCGCAGCTATATCAAGGTCGCGAAAACGGTGCGCGTTGAAAGCGGCGCCGGCTGGGCCGAGTTCTCGCCCTATGACGGCACCCGTTTCGACGTCGAGATCGACTTCGACACCCCGGTCATCGGTCGCCAGAAATGGGTCGGCGACATGAACGCCGAGACCTTCCGCAAGGAACTGTCCGGCGCGCGGACCTTCGGCTTCATGCGTGACGTCGAGCCGATGTGGGCGCGGGGTTTCGCGCTCGGTTCCTCGCTTGAAAACTCGGTGGTGATTGCCGATGACGACCGCGTCATCAATGCCGAGGGTCTGCGCTATGAGCACGAATTCGTCCGTCACAAGACGCTCGACGCCGTCGGCGATCTGGCGATGATGGGCATGCGTTTTGCCGGCGCCTTCCGTTCCTATCGCGGCGGGCATGCGCTGAATGCGGCTGCCGTGCGCAAGCTGTTCGAAACGCCGGGCGCTGCGGTCATCGTCTCGCCGCGCGGCGCGCTGCCCTTCCGGCTGCGTCAGGAAGACGTCGTGGCCGCGGGACCTGCTTCCTGA
- the ftsZ gene encoding cell division protein FtsZ: MTITLQKPDITELKPRITVFGVGGGGGNAVNNMITAGLQGVDFVVANTDAQALTMTKAERVIQLGVGVTEGLGAGSQPEVGRAAAEECIDEIIDHLNNTHMCFVTAGMGGGTGTGAAPIVAQAARNKGILTVGVVTKPFQFEGQRRMRLADAGIEELQKSVDTLIVIPNQNLFRIANDKTTFADAFAMADQVLYSGVACITDLMVKEGLINLDFADVRSVMREMGRAMMGTGEASGEGRAMQAAEAAIANPLLDETSMRGAQGLLISITGGRDLTLFEVDEAATRIREEVDPDANIILGATFDEELEGIIRVSVVATGIDRSVNHADDDVPEPRRETRAPEIRSTTAQSQPAQPAAPQPRQDPIAETIRSAEAEMERELQMAMSHQPQQPKPQPRAEAPRMQPKSQIFASEAPRQPAPQPVPQQPRPQMAEPRRMPEVSDFPPVVQSDMSASRRQEHEERGPKGLFKRLSNTLGRGDESFEGHHEEPVARREPAQPAQPQQNPYAPRRAEAQPARQDDDQFDIPAFLRRQAN, from the coding sequence ATGACTATCACGCTGCAGAAGCCAGATATTACTGAACTGAAGCCGCGCATCACCGTTTTCGGTGTCGGCGGCGGCGGCGGCAACGCCGTCAACAACATGATCACCGCGGGCCTTCAGGGCGTCGATTTCGTCGTCGCCAACACGGATGCCCAGGCGCTGACCATGACCAAGGCCGAACGGGTTATCCAGCTCGGCGTCGGCGTCACCGAAGGTCTCGGCGCCGGCTCGCAGCCGGAAGTCGGCCGCGCGGCCGCCGAGGAGTGCATCGATGAGATCATCGATCACCTCAACAACACCCATATGTGCTTCGTCACCGCCGGCATGGGCGGGGGCACCGGTACGGGCGCCGCTCCGATCGTTGCCCAGGCCGCCCGCAACAAGGGCATCCTGACCGTTGGCGTCGTCACCAAGCCGTTCCAGTTCGAAGGTCAGCGGCGCATGCGTCTCGCCGATGCCGGCATAGAGGAGCTTCAGAAGTCGGTCGATACGCTGATCGTCATTCCGAACCAGAACCTGTTCCGGATCGCCAATGACAAGACCACCTTCGCCGACGCCTTCGCGATGGCCGACCAGGTGCTCTATTCGGGCGTTGCCTGCATTACCGATCTGATGGTCAAGGAAGGCCTGATCAATCTCGACTTCGCCGACGTCCGTTCGGTGATGCGCGAGATGGGCCGCGCCATGATGGGCACCGGCGAGGCATCCGGCGAAGGCCGCGCCATGCAGGCCGCCGAAGCCGCGATCGCCAATCCGCTGCTCGACGAAACCTCGATGCGCGGTGCGCAGGGCTTACTCATCTCGATCACCGGCGGTCGCGACCTGACCCTGTTCGAAGTCGATGAGGCAGCAACCCGTATCCGCGAGGAAGTCGATCCGGACGCCAACATCATCCTCGGCGCCACTTTCGACGAGGAACTGGAAGGCATCATCCGCGTCTCCGTCGTTGCCACGGGTATCGACCGTTCGGTCAACCACGCCGACGACGATGTGCCGGAACCGCGCCGCGAGACCCGTGCGCCGGAAATCCGCAGCACCACAGCGCAGAGCCAGCCGGCCCAGCCCGCAGCCCCCCAGCCGCGCCAGGACCCGATCGCCGAAACGATCCGTTCCGCCGAGGCTGAAATGGAACGCGAGCTGCAGATGGCGATGAGCCATCAGCCGCAGCAGCCAAAGCCGCAGCCGCGCGCCGAAGCGCCGCGGATGCAGCCGAAGAGCCAGATCTTCGCCTCTGAAGCGCCGCGTCAACCTGCGCCGCAGCCTGTCCCCCAGCAGCCGCGCCCGCAGATGGCCGAGCCGCGCCGCATGCCGGAAGTCAGCGACTTTCCGCCGGTGGTTCAGTCCGACATGAGCGCCAGCCGTCGCCAGGAACACGAAGAGCGTGGACCGAAGGGCCTGTTCAAGCGCCTCTCCAACACGCTCGGCCGTGGCGACGAAAGCTTCGAAGGTCATCACGAGGAGCCGGTGGCTCGTCGCGAGCCGGCGCAGCCTGCCCAGCCGCAGCAGAACCCCTACGCGCCGCGCCGCGCAGAGGCACAGCCTGCCCGCCAGGACGACGATCAGTTCGATATCCCCGCCTTCCTGCGTCGCCAGGCGAACTGA
- the ftsA gene encoding cell division protein FtsA — protein sequence MTLFRSSGFNRSKPLSVKKTHIVSVLDVGSSKVVCMIARLTPREESLILPGRTHNIEIIGIGHQRSQGIKSGVIVNLDAAEHVIRLAVDAAESMAGITIDSLIVNVSAGRLHSDTYTAAIDLGGQDVDSSDLRRVLSAVSRRSINEERQVLHSLPAGFTLDGERGIRDPLGMYGETLGVDLHVVTAERLALRNLELCVNRAHLSVERMVATPYASGLAALVDDEVELGCAAIDMGAGTTTISVFSEGRLVHTDAVSLGGHHVTTDLARGLSTRMEDAERLKCVHGSTIASSADEREMIAVPSIGEDDHDQPRQVSKALLSKIVRARIEETLELIRDRIQLSGFSNVVGKRVVLTGGASQLIGLSELSRRILSRNVRIGRPMGVSGLPLPAKGPSFSTAAGLLIYPQLAESETYGSEQRGFLSSGGGRLARVGQWFRESF from the coding sequence TTGACCCTGTTCCGCTCTTCCGGCTTTAACCGCTCCAAACCGCTTTCGGTCAAGAAGACGCATATCGTCAGCGTTCTCGATGTCGGTTCCTCCAAGGTCGTCTGCATGATCGCGCGCCTTACCCCGCGCGAGGAAAGCCTTATCCTGCCGGGCCGCACCCACAATATCGAGATCATCGGCATCGGCCATCAGCGTTCGCAAGGCATCAAGAGCGGCGTGATCGTCAATCTGGATGCCGCCGAACATGTGATCCGGCTTGCGGTGGACGCGGCCGAAAGCATGGCCGGCATCACCATCGACAGCCTGATCGTCAATGTCTCGGCGGGTCGCCTGCACAGCGATACCTATACGGCCGCGATCGACCTTGGCGGGCAGGACGTGGACTCCTCCGATCTCCGCCGCGTCCTGTCCGCCGTTTCCCGCCGCTCGATCAACGAGGAACGGCAGGTGCTGCATTCGCTGCCCGCCGGCTTCACGCTCGACGGCGAGCGCGGCATTCGCGATCCGCTCGGCATGTATGGCGAGACGCTCGGCGTCGACCTGCATGTGGTGACGGCGGAACGGCTGGCGCTGCGCAATCTCGAACTCTGCGTCAACCGCGCCCACCTTTCGGTCGAGCGCATGGTGGCGACCCCTTATGCGAGCGGCCTTGCCGCACTCGTCGACGACGAAGTCGAGCTTGGTTGCGCGGCGATCGACATGGGCGCCGGCACCACGACGATCTCGGTGTTTTCCGAAGGCCGGCTGGTTCATACCGACGCGGTGAGCCTTGGCGGCCATCATGTGACGACCGATCTCGCCCGCGGCCTTTCGACCCGGATGGAGGATGCCGAGCGGCTGAAATGCGTGCACGGCTCGACCATTGCCTCGAGTGCCGACGAGCGCGAGATGATCGCGGTCCCCTCCATCGGCGAGGACGACCACGACCAGCCCCGGCAGGTTTCGAAGGCGCTGCTTTCGAAGATCGTCCGGGCCCGGATCGAGGAAACGCTGGAACTGATCCGCGACCGGATCCAGCTTTCGGGCTTTTCGAACGTTGTCGGAAAGCGGGTGGTGCTGACCGGCGGCGCGAGCCAGCTGATCGGCCTCAGCGAATTGTCGCGGCGGATTTTGAGCAGGAACGTGCGCATCGGTCGTCCGATGGGTGTTTCCGGTCTGCCGCTTCCGGCCAAGGGGCCGTCGTTTTCGACGGCCGCGGGCCTTCTGATCTATCCGCAGCTTGCGGAAAGCGAAACCTATGGCAGTGAGCAGCGGGGCTTTCTGTCGTCGGGGGGCGGCCGCCTTGCGCGCGTCGGCCAGTGGTTCAGGGAAAGTTTTTAA
- a CDS encoding cell division protein FtsQ/DivIB, whose translation MFALKTGKDDIGESDRMAAGSRAGVLPRPFRRLVRATTGIFTGRTSAPKHVGSAVALVFFAVVGANGIVVAGKGDLVRRAAFQLSGFAVEDIQISGNSETSEIVVLQNLGLEGAYSLQGVDIQAARGQLLNLPWVADADIRKVYPSTLKITLKERHPYALWQQEDGRLLMIERDGNIIGPLSAPKFRRLPLVLGQGGNVAAEDVEELLQEWPELGERVRAFKRIDERRWDLYLDNGMIIKLPAQDSDAAIVRLRALENDRSILEREIAAVDLRLDDRVAIQLTPTAMERRDAALEALQKTFKNKGRRL comes from the coding sequence GAAAGGATGATATCGGCGAGAGCGACCGCATGGCTGCGGGCAGCCGCGCGGGCGTATTGCCGCGTCCTTTCCGGCGTCTGGTGCGCGCCACGACCGGGATATTCACCGGCCGCACCTCGGCTCCCAAACATGTCGGCAGCGCTGTTGCCCTGGTGTTCTTCGCGGTTGTCGGCGCCAACGGCATTGTCGTGGCCGGCAAGGGCGATCTCGTGCGCCGCGCCGCCTTCCAGCTTTCCGGTTTCGCCGTCGAGGATATCCAGATTTCGGGCAATAGCGAGACCTCGGAGATCGTGGTCTTGCAGAACCTCGGCCTTGAAGGCGCCTATTCATTGCAGGGCGTCGATATCCAGGCGGCCCGCGGCCAGCTTCTGAACCTGCCATGGGTGGCGGATGCCGATATCCGCAAGGTCTATCCCTCGACCCTCAAGATCACGCTCAAGGAGCGGCATCCCTATGCGCTCTGGCAGCAGGAAGACGGCCGGCTTCTGATGATCGAACGCGACGGCAATATCATCGGTCCGCTGAGCGCGCCGAAGTTCCGCCGCCTGCCGCTGGTGCTTGGCCAGGGCGGCAATGTCGCGGCAGAGGATGTCGAGGAATTGCTGCAGGAGTGGCCCGAGCTTGGCGAGCGCGTCAGGGCATTCAAGCGCATCGACGAGCGCCGCTGGGACCTCTATCTCGACAATGGCATGATCATCAAACTGCCCGCACAGGACAGCGATGCGGCCATTGTGCGGCTGCGCGCGCTGGAAAACGATCGTTCTATCCTGGAGCGCGAAATCGCAGCCGTCGATCTTCGCCTCGATGACCGGGTCGCGATCCAGCTGACGCCCACTGCCATGGAGCGGCGCGACGCTGCCCTGGAGGCGCTGCAGAAGACATTCAAGAACAAGGGGAGGCGTCTTTGA